A stretch of DNA from Candidatus Thermoplasmatota archaeon:
AACTTTGCAAGGTCAGATGGATACCGAGGCCGGAATACTACACCAGAACGACGAGCAGTGGCCAAAGAATGGCAAGAGTCGGGCAGATCGGAGGAGAGGACTGCCTGTTCTTCTGCTATCAGAACTACTGCAGCCACTTCAGCAAGGGAGAGGAGTGTCTGTTCTGCAATCTCGTCTCAACCGCTGAGACTTATGGCTCTCTGAGAAAGAAGGACATCAATGACATGGGCGAGGTCGCCAAGGTCGCGTTCTCCGAAGGACAGGTGAGGCATGTCCTGCTCACGGGAGGGTGCTTCAGCCACCAGAAGGAGATCGCGCTCGTCACGGAGATTCTCGAATCCATCAGGATGCATACGGGTCTTGACCGCATCCCAGGAACAATCCTACCATCGCCGGCGAGAGGACTGGAGGAGATCAACGGATACTACAACGCCGGGATAGATGCATTGGGTTTCAGCATGGAGATCTGGGACGAGAAG
This window harbors:
- a CDS encoding radical SAM protein, which gives rise to MARCRYLELKAELLVEGIRAMPEALQEVGKKYKEQNHGLFGWDFEEHVGLVLPDDFLLPDGTVVQFRMNSRSPYHVSKDGDNLVLSSRDEELCKVRWIPRPEYYTRTTSSGQRMARVGQIGGEDCLFFCYQNYCSHFSKGEECLFCNLVSTAETYGSLRKKDINDMGEVAKVAFSEGQVRHVLLTGGCFSHQKEIALVTEILESIRMHTGLDRIPGTILPSPARGLEEINGYYNAGIDALGFSMEIWDEK